In the Clostridium cellulovorans 743B genome, TGTTTTTGGCAGAATTTACAATACTTTCTCTGCTCTAATCTATCTGGATCGTTTTTCTTGTTTTTCATTGTGTTGTAGTTTCTTTGTTTGCATTCTGTGCATGCTAAAGTTACTTTTACTCTCAAAGTCTACACCTCCTACAGTTGAGCCAATGTATTTATATTAACATTAGTAATATTTTTTATTGTAATTTGTTACTTATCTACTTTATCATATAGCGCTTTATATGTCAAATGAAATATTCTTTTACGATTTAAGCACTTTTTAAAAGGACTAGGTTAATTACCCAGTCCTTACTTATTACTTGTTACTGAGGATTATTCAACGATTGTTGTAACAACACCTGAACCAACTGTTCTTCCGCCTTCTCTGATAGCGAATCTTAGGTTTTCATCCATTGCTACTTGTGTTATTAATTCTACGTTCATGTCGATGTGGTCTCCTGGCATTACCATTTCAACTCCGTCTGGTAATTTGATTGAACCTGTAACGTCTGTTGTTCTGAAGTAGAATTGTGGTCTGTATCCATCGAAGAATGGTGTGTGTCTTCCGCCTTCTTCTTTCTTAAGTACGTATACTTGACCTACGAACTTGCTGTGTGGTGTTACTGAACCTGGTTTTGATAATACTTGACCTCTTTCGATTTCATCTCTTTGAACACCTCTTAATAATGCTCCGATGTTATCTCCTGCCATTGCTTCATCAAGTAATTTCTTGAACATTTC is a window encoding:
- the rpmG gene encoding 50S ribosomal protein L33 gives rise to the protein MRVKVTLACTECKQRNYNTMKNKKNDPDRLEQRKYCKFCQKHTVHKETK